TCATCAGGACACCAACAACAAATTAAAGCCATTCGGCTGGACTGTGATGGTGATGTGATTATTCTGGAAATAGAGCAAGTGGGAGGCATTGCCTGTCATACAGGGCGCGAGAGCTGTTTTTTCCGAAAACTTGCCAAACAAGGTGATCGGTGGACTTGGCAAACCACTGAGCCTGTAATAAAAGACCCAGAAGCCATTTATCAAAAAGCTACAAATAAAGACAGCCAAAAAGACAAATAGCCTTATGAATGATGTA
This genomic interval from Spartinivicinus ruber contains the following:
- the hisI gene encoding phosphoribosyl-AMP cyclohydrolase translates to MAVMEWLNQIKWDENGLIPAIAQDHQSGKVLMMAWMNQEALSLTAEQGHAVYWSRSRQKLWHKGESSGHQQQIKAIRLDCDGDVIILEIEQVGGIACHTGRESCFFRKLAKQGDRWTWQTTEPVIKDPEAIYQKATNKDSQKDK